The region TCAATAACTGAACTCCGAGGTTTTCAGAATCAGCTGGACGCCGTTAAAACCGGAAAACAGCCACAGATAATCTGTCGAAAACTGATAGAGGATCGATAATGATCGataagctgctgctctgaacggACTCGGTACAAACAGAAACTCTGGTTTTTACTTCAGGATGGAGAACAACGTCTTCGGCTGCTGCTGCCATAGACAGGCTGCTGCGGTCTGAGCGACGCGACGTCTGACGTAGGACCGGTGGCGTGACGTCATCACGTCCCGTGGGAGCCGTGGGccggaaaaaaatcaacacaaatcagCTGTGAGTTAATTTACTAttaatattattgttgttgttgttattaattCTCTAAACATGAATCTATTAGACATATTTAACTTTTAATGTCGATTTAAAAACTCACATTATTTAATAAAGTACTGTTTTACTTTATTGCTTTTTAGTCAAGTACTAAAAAAGTacttgcttaaaaaaaacacaaatatttttagTACTTGATTAATTTTGAAAtcaagcactaaaaaagtagttgatttaaaaaataatcatagaCTTTTTAGtacttgattttttaaaaatcaagtgCTTAAAAAAGTACTTAATTAAAACAGTAATCCAGTACTTTTTTCGGGCTTGATTACTTTTTAATCAGTACTAAAAATACTTGGGTAAAAAAGTAATGAGGTTTTGAAAAAGGAACTGAATTGCATTTTACTCAAGTACAAAAAGTATTTGATtacaaaagtaaataaatccGTTTTTGTACTTGATTACTTTTACAATGAAGGATTAAAAAATGGCTTGATTAAAAAAGTAATTaagtacatttttctttttttcttcaagctGCCGCTGGGGGGCGTCCCGTGACCGCgcatccagtgtgtgtgtgtttactaccaCCTGTCAGACTGCTGTTTACGGGTCAGTGATGATGCCACCAtgctcccccctcctcctcctcctgctgtaaTTGATGCTCTTGTTGCCATGGACACCCGGAGACTCCCGAACACTTCCGGAGGTTGTCTCCGATCCGGACGGTTCGGTTCTACCGGTGGAGCTCGGAGCTTCCAGCGGCCTCCTCCATCATGCCAAGCCGCCAGAAGCAGCTCCTCTTCTCGGTGTCCGGCCTGCTGGGCTTCTCCTGCGCCCTGACCGCCGCCGTGGCCACCGGGCTGCCGCTGTGGATCCGCGGGGCTGCGCTGTGCCGCACCGGGGCCGAGCTGGTGAACGCCTCGGAGCCGGAGCTGGAGAAGTTCCTGGGCGAGCTGAGCTACGGGCTGTTCTCCGGCCAGAGGGTGAAGCAGTGCGGCCTGGGAGGCAGAGCGTCCCGGTTCACCTGTGAGTCCATCAATCATTCAGGCTGGAGCTGAATAATTCAGGGACAGGGACCAGTCTAAGTCCTGAACTAACGGGTCATAACTAACGGATCAGCAAGAGCTGGAAATAGATTCTGGTTTCTTAACTTTCATTTGTAAAAGTTCACTTTCTTTTAGTACAAAACTcttaatatatttatatttctgtttctgttgaagGCTCTGAGACTGAAAGCAGAAACTAATGAATTAATAATAttattgtgtctgtgtggatttttgtgtttgtttatgtttgttttgggtctctttttggttgttttctgtccatttgtggttgttttgtgtgtctttgtggttgtttgctgtgtctctttttagtagttttgtgtttctttttgtcttttattggttgttttgtttatttttatggtcatgtgtctctttgtggtatcTTATGATTATTTTGCATATCTTTattggtagttttgtgtgtctgtgttggttttgggtctttttgtgttgGATTGCTGTGTCGTTTTGGgggttgtgtgtctctttattgtgGTTTCGTGAatctttttgaatgttttcagtctgtatGTGGtgctttgttgtcgttttgtgttttttgggtggttttatttctcttttttggtgttttgtgttggttttgccattttttgtgtaTCTCATTTTGGTGGTTTActgtctctttctgattgtttttgtctggacttctgtctctttatagatgtttatttttggtttgtgtctctttgtggttgtttttagtctatttgtggttttattttgtatctttttggtggtttggtgtctgaTCTGTAAACAGTGAACAGTTTCTCTCcctttgttttatgtttgtcgCCATCAGAAGCAACTTTGTGGGTCTCTTGTCAGATTGGTCCAGTACAGACTGTTACTGGTCCCAGTTAACAGGAGCAGCCGTCCATCACTAACTGGTTTCTGCCTGAGCAGGTcggagctgctgaggaggaACAAAGCTGctctgttcattcattcattccttcTGTCCGTCACCACACAATTCCAGGTCTTCATCAACAAACTGATGCTTTCACCTGtctttgttgtgtctttttgtcgtcattttctttgttttgttgaggttttgtgtcatttaaagtttgtttggttttgtttttttgcatttgttacGTGTCTATTTaaggtcattttctgtctctgtgcgggttttgtgtctgtttgtggttgttttttgtttctttgtggttgttttgtgtctcgtgggGTTTTTTGGTCTCTTTAAGGTTTGTTTGggcctttttgtagttgttttgtgtgtctttgtggtggttttacatACTTTGGTAGTctttttttgtatgtctttgtgtaAGTCTAGCTAATTGAGGCTGCTTAGGTCTATGGAATTTGTCCCTCAGTCTGACCTGCAGGTTTCTCCCATCTCTCCCAGTCTTCCCAGGCCTGCTGAATGCCATCCCAGCAGGCCTCCACGTCACCGtcatcttcttctgtggtgtcgTGATCCTCTTCTCCTCCGTGGCCACCGGCTTCTTCTTTTTCAACGCCTTCGGTCGACCCTACGAGACGCTGCAGGGTCCTCTGGGACTTTACCTGTGGACCTTCATCTGCTGTGAGGAACCCgttagttttttgtttctctctgtggtggttgttggtcattttatgtttgttttgtgtctctttgtggttctttttcaGGGTTCTcggcaggattttttttcagcgtaacggcaggtcctcctgcacgcgcgcgcaatagacgggaacgggtcaatcgacaggaaagtacggctgaggtggggagacataaattaacctagacaggcacccagttgataaaaacaaacacacatggcgttatctgtcaaaataacagcgcagcggccctaatcgcagtgttaacccttcctgttcagcccccgaccgtggtcaggaagcccggggttaacccccttcacttcctcagcagccgtagaggcaaagacacaggagcccagccgtatcgaagaacactgcagcctttattgtctataaacagtggctgaaccgcacagtaccgccaacccagcaaatacacaccttctctcctcctccgactGCCCGTCTGTCTCACttgctctccccctccctcccacacacacatgctgctctctctcccactctcatgacggagcaacacactctcataacaacagcgtaatctttgaaatgcgctggcgtagcagccctaatcacagcgtaatcttttaaactgagcgtaacgggccgttaagactgcgtaacgggccgttatgacagcgtaacggcccgttacgctgaaatacgctggcgagaaccctgttTTTGTTCTaagtgtagttttgtgtctcgttgtggttgATTtctatttttggttattttttgtctaattgttGGTACATtgtctttatttgtcatttttgtgtctttttgtggttgtgttatatctctttgagatcattttgtgtcttttggttgTTGGTTTATGTacatttgtggccattttgcgtcttttcgtggttgttttgcatctttctatgattctttttcatctctttgtggttgttttgtgtctatttttggttttttttaacgCTATCTTGGTCATTAGAGGAAGAAACTGTGTTTGATTAAACTCTTGCTGGGACGGTAGTCAGGTGTCTGTTTGCTGTAATTAGGTATAAAATATGGATCAGTTTGACTTTCGTTTAAAAGGATCTTAGACAAACAGGGCGataacagagacagaaacagagcccgaggcaggagaggagggtaATAACTGGAGGGGGGTAGTTAGAGAGGCAACCTGAGGCTGTTTATTCAGAGATAACTACCCTCTGATTGGTTCCTCCATCACAGGTTTCACCTcatgttacacacgtggacaaaattgttggtacccctcagttaaagaaggaaaacccacaattctcactgaaatcacttgaaactcacaatagtaacaataaataaaaatttattgaaaatcaaataatcaaaatcagccatcacttttgaattgttgattaacataattatttaaaaaaacaaactaatgaaatagggctggacaaaaatgatggtacccataacttaacattttgttgcacaaccttttgaggcaatcactgcaattaaacgatttctgtatttgtcaatgagcgttctgcagctgtcaacaggtattttggcccactcctcatgagcaaacagctccagttgtctcaggtttgatgggtgtcttctccaaatggcatgtttcagctccttccacatatgttcaatgggattcagatctgggctcatagaaggccactttagaatagtccaacgcttttctctcagccattcttgggtgtttttggctgtgtgttttggatcgttgtcctgttggaagacccatgacctgcgactgagaccaagctttctgacactaggcagcacatttctctccagaatgccttgatagtcttcagatttcatcgtaccttgcacactttcaagacaccctgtggcagatgcagcaaagcagccccaaaacaatactgagcctcctccatgtttcaccgtagggacagtgttcttttcttcgtatgcttggtttttgagtctatgaacatagagttgatgtgccttaccaaaaagctccagtttggtctcatctgtccaaaggacattctcccagaagctttgtggcttgtcaacatgcatttttgcaaattccagtctggcttttttatgagtttttttcagcagtggtgtcctccttggtcgtctcccatgaagtccactttggctcaaacaacgacgaatggtgcgatctgacactgatgtaccttggccttggagttcacctttaatttctttggaggttgctctgggctctttggatacaattccaacgatccgtctcttcaatttgtcatcaattttcctcttgcggccacgtccagggaggttggctactgtcccgtgggtcttgaacttctgaataatatgagccactgttgtcacaggaacttcaagctgtttagagatagTCTTATAGTCTTtccctttaagatgtttgtctataattttttttcagatgtcctgggacaattctctccttcgctttctgttgtccatgttcagtgtggtacacaccttttcaccaaacagcagggtgactacttgtctccctttaaataggcagactgactgattatgagtttggaaacacctgtgatgtcaattaaatgacacacctgagttaatcatgtcactctggtcaaatagttttcaatcttttatagaggtaccatcatttttgtccaggcctgtttcattagtttgtttttttaaataattatgttaatcaacaattcaaaagtgatggctgtttttgattatttaattttcaataaatttttatttattgttacttttgtgagtttcaagtgatttcagtgagaattgtggatttttccttctttaactgaggggtaccaacaattttgtccacgtgtgtaactgtgAGTCCACTAAAACCTCCATCCACTGATTCATCTGCTCTAAAgctcttgtcacattttcctcactgttttgtgtgtctctgtggttgttttgtgtctctttgtggttgtttttgtctttgtggttgttttgtgtctgtgtttttctgtgtctttgtggtcgttttgtgtctgtgtttttctgtgtctttgtggtcgttttgtgtctttttgtggttgtttttcatccctttgtggttgtttgtgtctctctgtgattgttttgtctgTGGTTGTCAGAACCGTTAAAGAACACTGTTgtgtaaattaaaatgtttggatCTCAGAGTGTCATCccgttgttttgtgttgctgctgcaggtttgagcAGTTGTCTGGTGATGATCCTTTTTGCATCGGAGGTGAAGCTTCATCGTCTGTCCGAGCGAATCGCCAACTTCAAAGAGGTGAACTTTGTGTTCCAGACGTACAGCGAGCAATACGACCGATCCTTTTGGCTCTTCTTCCTTGTCTTCCTCCTGCACGGACTCAACGGCATTCTGATCCGACTGTCGGGAATCCAGTTTCCCTTCCAGGAGAGCAAAGAGGTGGACCTGGGCGGCGGTGCTGCAGACCTCATgtactgaagaaaaacaaccatCAGCTGCAGGAAACTCAAACCAAGACACCAACTATGATTCCTGCCGTCCAGCCTGAGGCTTGAGgacattattttctacatttgttaAACTTTTAGTGTAGAAAAAgccagaaaactgtgaaaatgtcttcaaatgttTGACTTTGTTCCACCAACAAACAAGGAAAAccagcaaatattcacatttaaactgttatttaacTCATCACTGGTGTTCCTGCTACATCATTATTAGTATGTTTTGGTTATTAGTGAGTTACTTTGAGCTGTTTATCATTAATCTGACACATACTAAAAACATGTAGTTTATTAGCTTTAATGGATTTAAATCTACTGCatttgtattgtgtatttagtTTTATAgacttttactgtaaatgttcaGTGGAGCACTTTtctatttaaatgtatataaacaCCCATTAAATTTATTATCTGAGTTTTAAATCCGGTTTCTCACATTTTGTGTTGATGCATCAATCGGTTGGTTCGGAGATGCAATGGTGGTAAGTATTGTATAAACTATGGAAGAAAAACCAAGAAAAGCTTCTGAAAACCAACAACtcattaaaatcacatttaccTTTGGTACAACTGTGACCATGTGGTTGTTAATTTGCCAGTTTTCTCTTTATTTAACAAACTGGGGCATTGAATAATTGGGGGCTCGTCCTGGATCTACATTTTGGGACCTTAAAGCTGATTCTAACCTTTTTCATGgttcaatatctccagaaataaaactcccacagtcatgaaatttggtgagaacacagacagaacagtTTCCAGCAGATCGTAATGATTAaatggatccagcagaggacaattatttatttatttgtccttgaaaatggaaaaaagtgcaaaCTTTTCCAAACGAGGCTGCTATTGTGACCCCATAAACATCCTGTAAGTGTGTATAAATGGATGTAGCTAAATTGCCTACTAAAAAAACAGACTCTGGTTGACATTTcatcaaacaaaacacacaaaaaagcaacaaccagAACCTAAAATGACATCTGATAACAATCAGAATGAAGATTAACTTATTAGTTCCACCCGCTAATTGTCCGTACATCTCATATTTGGATCAAATCTTTAAATTCCACACCTCTTTGGAAACCACTAGAACACCTTTAGTGGTCCAAATTACTATATTTTTCAATCAATCTTctctttttgtatattttttagcatttgtttTATGGTTGGACTGATTTTAAGATCCAGAATATTGAATAAATTTACCCCAGAAATAAATATCTACCTTTTTTATGGCAGTTTGAGCAAACAGCTTTTTAGACTTTGAATTTCCTCTTAATTCATAGTTTCCAGTGTGTCTCTTTAgggatgtttttgtctctttgcagttgttttgtgtctcttggtcATTTCCAGTATTCCTTCTGAACAGTTGTTGGATGTCATCAGTTAGCAACTTTTTGTTTGCCTTAAACACTTTAAATTcaggccctgtgacagactggtgacctgtccagggtgtcccctgccttcacccaagtcagctgagataggctccagcatccctcatgaccctagtgaggataaagcggtgtatagagaatggatggactttAAATTCAGTTGATTATTACATAGAAACATGGTTAGTGATGTGTTGGTGCTTCAGGACTCACCGTCTACTGCTGCTGTTGGAGCTTCTTCATTGGTTCTGATGGCGGCGTGAAGCTGAACTTTGGCGTTTCTTCCGTTTCCAGTGAACAAAACGACTTTTAAATGTGGTTTGGAACACGAAAACAAGTCATCTGCCTAGAACTTTAAATTATTCATAGGTTTTCATacagtttttgaaaaaatgcagcttgtaCATCAGTACAAGTGGTCCACGTAACATCTACCAGGTTCTACATCTTTCTAATACACTATAAACTCTCTGGTCAGTTGCAAGTCAACGCAAGTCATGAATAAAACCAAAGAGTTCAGTGAGGAGCTAAAGGTTTTAAGTTCCAGTGGCCACAGTGCAAACCAGAACCAAAAGcactaaaaatataataaaagagactgaaaatgttTCACTACTTCTATACTTAATCAGCTCTGTGACCCATACTGAAGTGAAATCAATGCAACTTTGAAGATAAATATTGATTATAAAGCTTTAGGTGTCAACATCAGCTCCTCTGACATCTCACCTGTTTTAAAGGATTTGGTTCTGATTCAGACTAAAGcaggtttttcttttgtctggTCTCCCATAGTGACACCGAACCGTCCATTTATCTGGAGACGTGTTGAGTGAATCCAACAATCGGGTCTGAGTGGAACCTGAAGAACACGACCACGTGGTTCTGCAGGGGGTTGGTGTCCTGTTGTTGTTAATTGTGGTGTCTTGTTCAATAGGAACAATTAAAggaaaggatttcatcctgctGATGGAAGACTGAGACTCACTGGACCCCCAGAAACCTGAAAGacctgagagacagaaaaccagacAGAGAATAAGATAACTCACggataaagtaaaaaaatctgAGTCCATTTGGAAAAAATACAGGCGTAAAGTCTACAAATCTGACTCAGTTTAGAAGAATCTGgacaaaaaatccagaaatcaaactcagtttaaaagaaatcGGCACAAAATCTATAAATCGGATTCAAGTTAAaagaaatcaggaaaaaaaaattgaaagtcTGACTCAGTTTAGAGAAATTCtgacaaaatctgaaaatctgacTTAATTTAGAAGAAATTGGCCGCAAAGTCTGGAAACCAAAATTGGTTTCAATAAAATCAAATTCAAAGTCTCAAAAATAGACTCAGTTCAGCAAttacacaaaactaaaaatgtaactTAAATTAGGAGAAATCAGGAACAAACTAAAAATCTGACctaattttaaagaaatcaagtacaaagtctaaaaaaatagaaaaattagACCCAGGTTAGAAGAAATCAGgaacaatgtcaaaaaaatctgttttcattcaaagaGAATCAAGAACAAAATCTATAAATCACAATTCATTTTAAGAGAAATCAGACACAAATTCTAAAAATTAAACTTGGTATAAAagaaatcagaaacaaaatctaaaaatcaGACTCAGTTTAGAAGAAATCAGGAACAATATCTAAAATGTTTACTTAATTTAGAAGAAATcaggaacaaaatgtaaaaaaaatctgactcaGTTTAGAATAGTTTAGGaacacaatttaaaataagACTCAGTTAAAAAAATCAGGCACAACATTTTAATAATCAGATCAAGTTGAGAAGAAATCAGGAACACAAACTAAAAATCAGACTTCAGTTTAAAGAAATCAGGgacaaaatctaaaaatgacaattaaTTTAAGAGAAATCAGACACAAAGTCTAAAAATTAAATTCGGTTGAGAagaaatcagaaacaaaatCTAGAAAAGCCACATCCAGTTGGAAGAAATCAGGCTAAAAATCTGactttgtttaaaagaaaatcaggaacaaaatctaaaaatgacaattaaTTCAAGAGGAATCAAAAACAGAATCTAAAAATCAGACtcagtttagaaaaaaaatcaggaacacaGCCTAATAATTTAGACTTTAGAAGAAATCAAGAACAAAATCTGAAAGATCAGACCAAGATAGAAGAAATCAGGCATGAAATCTCAAAAATCTGATTCAGTTTAGAAGAATCAAGCAcaaatttctgacatttttgaacCGTTTTTGAGTAGATTTCAGCTAATTTTCAATTGTGTCTGATTACAGCTTCAGAAATGTGAATGTTCACTGCTTTTacacaataaattaaataaactgtCAACCGAAGATCAATTTACAATCAGAATAAATGAAGTGATCTAATAATGGTTgaaaaaaatggttgaaaaacacaaatctgcaaggtttcttctc is a window of Acanthochromis polyacanthus isolate Apoly-LR-REF ecotype Palm Island chromosome 13, KAUST_Apoly_ChrSc, whole genome shotgun sequence DNA encoding:
- the clrn1 gene encoding clarin-1; protein product: MPSRQKQLLFSVSGLLGFSCALTAAVATGLPLWIRGAALCRTGAELVNASEPELEKFLGELSYGLFSGQRVKQCGLGGRASRFTFFPGLLNAIPAGLHVTVIFFCGVVILFSSVATGFFFFNAFGRPYETLQGPLGLYLWTFICCLSSCLVMILFASEVKLHRLSERIANFKEVNFVFQTYSEQYDRSFWLFFLVFLLHGLNGILIRLSGIQFPFQESKEVDLGGGAADLMY